The following proteins come from a genomic window of Thiothrix winogradskyi:
- a CDS encoding class I SAM-dependent methyltransferase, which produces MRFTDTLPTPSAEALAHSEQLAQRIRAAIERNGGSISFHDFMQMALYEPGLGYYVAGLRKIGQAGDFITAPEISPLFSQCLANQCAQVLAELGGGDIVELGAGSGIMAADILAHLENIGCLPDHYLILDLSPELRDRQRQTLQKHVPHLLERVVWLERLPANPLRGVIIGNEVLDAMPVELFTVTNGVPFPVDVTIADQGFAFTPHPNPSPSRGEGLREKLPSAVQKLLLPSPLEGEGLGVRGSSYTSEFNPALPAWMRSMADTLAAGILLLIDYGYEHADYYRPERTEGTLLCHYQHRVHANPLIYPGLQDITASVDFTAVANAGLDAGLELAGYTTQAMFLANSGLEAVFMQALEANPAKQYHLAQQVRTLSLPAEMGERFKAIAFSKGFTPTLDGFRLANRQHYL; this is translated from the coding sequence ATGCGCTTTACCGACACATTACCCACACCTTCCGCCGAGGCATTAGCCCACAGCGAACAACTCGCCCAACGCATCCGTGCAGCAATTGAACGCAACGGTGGCAGCATTTCCTTCCACGACTTCATGCAAATGGCGCTCTACGAACCGGGCTTAGGCTATTACGTGGCAGGTTTGCGCAAAATCGGGCAGGCGGGCGACTTCATCACCGCACCGGAAATTTCCCCGCTCTTCTCACAATGCCTTGCCAACCAATGTGCGCAAGTGCTGGCCGAACTTGGCGGCGGCGATATTGTGGAATTGGGTGCGGGCAGCGGCATTATGGCAGCCGATATACTGGCACATTTGGAAAACATTGGCTGCTTGCCCGACCATTACCTGATTTTGGATCTCAGCCCCGAATTACGCGACCGCCAACGCCAAACCTTGCAAAAACACGTGCCGCACCTGCTAGAACGGGTGGTATGGTTAGAGCGTTTGCCTGCAAACCCACTGCGCGGTGTGATCATCGGCAACGAGGTGTTGGATGCGATGCCAGTGGAATTGTTTACCGTCACAAATGGAGTGCCGTTTCCTGTTGATGTAACCATCGCAGATCAAGGCTTCGCCTTTACCCCTCACCCCAACCCCTCTCCCTCAAGGGGAGAGGGGCTAAGAGAAAAATTACCTAGTGCGGTGCAAAAACTCTTACTCCCCTCGCCCCTTGAGGGAGAGGGGCTGGGGGTGAGGGGTTCTTCCTACACCTCCGAATTCAACCCCGCCCTGCCCGCGTGGATGCGCAGCATGGCAGACACCCTCGCCGCTGGCATCTTGCTGCTAATCGACTACGGTTACGAACACGCCGATTATTACCGCCCGGAACGCACCGAAGGCACCTTGCTGTGCCATTACCAACACCGCGTACACGCCAACCCACTGATTTACCCCGGTTTGCAAGACATTACCGCGAGCGTTGATTTCACCGCAGTGGCAAATGCGGGGCTGGATGCGGGCTTGGAATTGGCAGGCTACACCACCCAAGCGATGTTTCTCGCCAACAGCGGTTTGGAAGCTGTATTCATGCAAGCGCTGGAAGCCAACCCCGCTAAGCAATACCACCTCGCCCAACAAGTACGCACCTTAAGCCTGCCCGCCGAGATGGGGGAACGTTTCAAAGCAATCGCATTCAGCAAGGGATTTACCCCAACGCTGGATGGCTTTAGACTTGCCAACCGTCAACACTACTTATAA
- a CDS encoding undecaprenyl-diphosphate phosphatase — translation MDIFHAIILGIVEGITEFLPVSSTGHMIVVSDWLGMDRNAQHTAFEIIIQFAAIFAVIANYTEKFHPRYFALWMKVLIAFLPIAIIGFLFSDLIESLFNVEIVAWMFIIGGIIFLIVEHFYREDAHRVKKMEDISYTQAAWVGLAQIFAVIPGTSRAGATIIGGMLAGLDRKSSTEFSFLLALPVLGASSGYSLLKHYDEFATTSFVPLIVGFVVAFLVAYLTMKVFIGFLERFTFRTFGVYRILFGLLLLWWIA, via the coding sequence ATGGATATTTTTCATGCCATTATTTTAGGCATTGTCGAAGGCATTACCGAGTTTCTACCCGTTTCCTCCACCGGACACATGATTGTGGTATCGGACTGGCTAGGCATGGATCGGAATGCCCAACACACTGCCTTTGAAATCATTATTCAATTTGCCGCTATTTTTGCGGTCATCGCCAATTACACGGAAAAATTTCACCCTCGCTATTTCGCCTTATGGATGAAAGTGTTAATCGCGTTTCTGCCGATTGCCATCATTGGCTTTTTATTCAGTGACTTAATCGAAAGCCTGTTTAACGTTGAGATCGTGGCGTGGATGTTTATTATCGGCGGGATTATTTTCCTGATCGTCGAACATTTTTACCGCGAAGATGCGCATCGAGTCAAAAAGATGGAAGACATCAGCTATACCCAAGCAGCATGGGTAGGCCTTGCTCAAATATTCGCGGTGATACCGGGTACAAGCCGTGCTGGGGCAACCATTATTGGTGGCATGTTGGCGGGTTTAGATCGCAAATCCAGCACGGAATTTTCCTTTCTGCTGGCGTTGCCGGTATTAGGTGCGAGTTCCGGCTATTCCCTGTTAAAACACTACGATGAATTCGCCACCACCAGCTTTGTGCCGCTCATTGTCGGGTTTGTCGTCGCCTTTTTGGTCGCGTACCTCACCATGAAAGTGTTTATCGGATTTTTGGAACGCTTTACCTTCCGCACCTTTGGCGTTTACCGCATTCTGTTTGGGCTATTACTGCTGTGGTGGATAGCGTAA
- a CDS encoding acyltransferase family protein: MEKVLVSGQRFLALDALRGLAALWVVYFHVYGGLGYLAVDFFLVLSGFILAHRYLYSDKPTSAAVFISHRVARLYPLHLYTLLVFVLVHWLMYWTMPSFPDGALFTFVQNLTLTHNIGLNPQGLTWNYPSWSVSVEFWVNILFIFLITRKTSSGWLFLLSTFGLVSLVRLHGNLNAQTEMYFSILNAGLLRGMASFLLGILAYRVYLFYRDDWRVTRYAAWLEAACVLAVVGMLWSRTGGSAGMDVFVPYVALLMVAIFAFERGWLSVGLRRLAYLGEISYSVYLNHLVVLMIFRHFALQYGWDKPLILGLTLVTVLVYSHFTHRYLEIPVGKRLRRGLEGLISKPPPQAA; this comes from the coding sequence GTGGAAAAGGTTTTAGTGAGTGGGCAGCGGTTTCTTGCCCTCGATGCGCTGCGCGGTTTGGCCGCATTGTGGGTGGTGTATTTTCATGTCTACGGTGGCTTGGGTTATCTGGCGGTGGATTTCTTTTTGGTGTTGAGCGGTTTTATCCTCGCGCATCGTTATTTATACAGTGACAAACCGACCAGTGCAGCGGTGTTTATTAGCCATCGGGTGGCGCGTTTGTACCCGTTGCATCTCTACACGTTGCTGGTGTTTGTGTTGGTGCATTGGTTGATGTATTGGACGATGCCGAGCTTTCCTGATGGTGCCTTGTTTACCTTCGTTCAGAATCTGACCTTGACGCATAACATTGGCTTGAATCCACAGGGGCTGACATGGAATTACCCCAGTTGGTCGGTATCGGTGGAGTTTTGGGTCAATATTCTGTTTATTTTTCTGATTACCCGTAAAACGTCCAGTGGTTGGCTGTTTTTGTTGAGTACGTTTGGTCTGGTGAGCTTGGTGCGCTTGCATGGTAATTTGAATGCTCAGACGGAAATGTACTTCAGTATTCTCAATGCGGGCTTGTTACGGGGGATGGCATCGTTTTTATTGGGTATTTTAGCTTATCGCGTGTACCTGTTTTACCGGGATGATTGGCGGGTGACGCGGTACGCGGCTTGGTTGGAAGCTGCTTGTGTATTGGCAGTCGTGGGTATGCTCTGGAGTCGCACCGGGGGTTCAGCGGGGATGGATGTTTTTGTGCCGTATGTGGCGTTGTTGATGGTGGCAATTTTCGCGTTTGAACGGGGATGGTTATCTGTTGGTTTGCGTAGACTGGCGTATCTGGGAGAGATTTCCTATTCGGTTTACCTGAATCATTTGGTCGTCCTCATGATTTTCCGGCACTTCGCTTTGCAATACGGTTGGGATAAACCACTGATTTTGGGCTTAACGTTGGTGACAGTGCTGGTGTATTCGCATTTTACCCACCGTTATTTGGAAATTCCTGTGGGTAAGCGTTTGCGGCGGGGGCTGGAAGGATTGATTTCCAAACCCCCGCCGCAAGCTGCTTAA
- a CDS encoding tRNA(Met) cytidine acetyltransferase TmcA — protein MQCLLPAEGEVFWLTGSAIKKAHTLLGQECDALVFDAHSGFDVNAFAAVSGTLRGGGTLFLLIPPLDAWADFPDPDYRRFIPYPYQPEDVRGRFLQRLVRMLKTGWHGRSGFSPTVGLKSDLQAVAVATILQANAPVVLTADRGRGKSAALGMAASQLQAARKRVLLTAPSRATVATVFKHAALPPSFFAPDDLLQTLPQGDVLLVDEAAAIPVPLLLKMLEYYPRCVFSTTLHGYEGSGRGFALRFQKELDVRVPSWQAVRLHTPIRWAEKDPLEHFINRALLLDVDVEFPVGAIHELPLHQTQQIYRQLNRDELAANEPLLRQLFGLLITAHYQTRPSDLRQMLDAPDISIHILEQHGVIVAVALLSREGGLDAQLTAAIHAGTRRPHGHPVPQTLTFHAKIPRAAELICERVMRIAVHPDWQNHGLGAHLLEHLLGFATRSGADYVGVSYAMTPALLRFWERAGFVMARVGFRKDTASGSRSVVQVKALSAAAALLFKGL, from the coding sequence GTGCAATGCCTGCTGCCTGCGGAAGGCGAGGTGTTTTGGCTGACGGGGAGTGCGATCAAAAAAGCGCATACTCTGTTGGGGCAAGAGTGTGATGCACTGGTGTTTGATGCGCATAGCGGCTTTGATGTGAATGCGTTTGCGGCAGTCAGTGGTACGTTGCGTGGCGGCGGTACGCTGTTTTTGTTGATACCACCGTTGGATGCGTGGGCAGATTTTCCTGATCCCGATTATCGGCGGTTTATTCCTTATCCTTATCAACCGGAAGACGTGCGTGGGCGGTTTTTGCAGCGCTTGGTGAGGATGTTGAAAACGGGTTGGCATGGTAGGTCGGGCTTTAGCCCGACAGTCGGACTGAAGTCCGACCTACAGGCAGTGGCGGTTGCAACTATTCTCCAAGCCAATGCCCCAGTGGTATTAACTGCTGATCGCGGGCGCGGTAAATCGGCAGCATTAGGCATGGCGGCAAGTCAATTGCAAGCAGCGCGAAAGCGGGTGCTGTTAACTGCGCCGTCACGGGCGACGGTGGCAACGGTATTCAAACACGCGGCATTGCCGCCGTCGTTTTTTGCTCCCGATGATTTGCTGCAAACCTTGCCGCAAGGCGATGTGTTGTTGGTGGATGAGGCGGCAGCGATTCCTGTGCCGCTGTTGTTGAAAATGCTGGAATATTATCCGCGTTGCGTGTTTTCCACCACTTTGCACGGGTATGAGGGGAGCGGGCGTGGGTTTGCCTTACGGTTTCAAAAAGAACTGGATGTGCGTGTTCCGAGTTGGCAGGCAGTGCGTTTGCACACGCCGATTCGTTGGGCTGAAAAGGATCCATTGGAACATTTCATCAATCGGGCATTGCTATTGGATGTCGATGTCGAGTTCCCCGTAGGGGCAATTCATGAATTGCCCCTACATCAAACCCAACAAATTTACCGTCAATTAAACCGTGACGAACTCGCCGCCAACGAACCCTTACTCCGCCAACTCTTCGGCTTGCTGATCACCGCCCACTACCAAACCCGCCCCTCCGATTTGCGCCAGATGTTGGACGCACCCGACATTTCCATCCACATCCTTGAACAGCACGGCGTGATTGTGGCAGTCGCCCTGCTGTCCCGCGAAGGCGGTTTGGATGCGCAACTGACCGCTGCGATTCACGCCGGAACGCGCCGCCCCCACGGACACCCCGTGCCGCAAACCCTCACTTTTCACGCGAAAATCCCTAGAGCAGCGGAACTCATTTGCGAACGGGTGATGCGTATAGCCGTGCATCCCGATTGGCAAAATCACGGTCTAGGTGCGCACTTGCTGGAACATCTGTTAGGATTCGCCACCCGCAGCGGGGCAGATTACGTGGGAGTGAGTTACGCCATGACCCCAGCATTGCTGCGCTTTTGGGAACGTGCCGGGTTTGTAATGGCACGGGTCGGGTTTCGCAAAGATACCGCCAGCGGTAGCCGTTCAGTGGTGCAAGTGAAAGCCTTGAGTGCGGCGGCGGCGTTATTGTTCAAAGGGTTATGA
- a CDS encoding P-II family nitrogen regulator: protein MKLIQAIIKPFKLDDVREALTEVGVTGMTASEVKGFGRQKGHTELYRGAEYVVDFLPKVKLEIVVKEEDVDRAIEAIQKAAHTGKIGDGKIFVLPVEQAIRIRTGESGRDAV, encoded by the coding sequence ATGAAGCTGATTCAGGCGATTATTAAACCGTTCAAACTGGACGATGTGCGCGAAGCCCTAACCGAAGTTGGTGTCACTGGGATGACGGCCAGTGAAGTGAAAGGTTTTGGGCGGCAAAAAGGTCACACCGAGTTGTACCGTGGTGCGGAATACGTGGTGGATTTTCTGCCCAAAGTGAAGCTGGAAATCGTGGTCAAGGAAGAGGACGTGGACAGGGCGATTGAGGCGATTCAAAAAGCGGCACACACCGGCAAGATTGGCGACGGCAAGATTTTCGTGCTGCCAGTGGAACAGGCTATCCGTATCCGTACCGGCGAAAGCGGGCGGGATGCCGTATAA